A genome region from candidate division WOR-3 bacterium includes the following:
- a CDS encoding capsule assembly Wzi family protein: MLNIFLFIFSYFYPTNSQIYSALDYLKISGFSFNYFYSKLIYEDFFEDIYSQIEKEYYEKKNLPKIIRRSFLLLKEEKERNFSFPPLSFTLPLKEDFSFGFEFISEPLIDTSNIRLMLGANLFGISRNKRDIFVRYKVNFYKDTLFDIIDEGDNRHIPNHSVCRSGNKHMSLVIDEANISFRLYYFYLLFGRTSLSFSPSPFHSVTLSDFGPPKDLFLLLGDFNKLRIIYFTAALSRHKEYLRFLSFQRAEFSFKYFNLGFNIAVVHSPDSSQTKSFFGYLNPFIPIYFEVANSGHDDNFCAGFDFSLFLLKRVKLYYELFLDNIEYQKERKKYLPNCYAYNLGFIFLLPLDLELKLEYTKIMPYTYYHRIYHIAYTNYGTPLGHPLGPDADELKGEITYYLNEKILFKIFANRERRGKYNSGDIKNKTWEEGDPVNEFLKDKKETYLIFPSIEIRFLKLSSFNFGYLFSKEKFKNKIYLRFIYHL, from the coding sequence ATGTTAAATATTTTTCTTTTTATTTTTTCTTATTTCTATCCAACAAATTCCCAGATTTATTCTGCTTTAGATTATCTTAAAATTTCTGGTTTTTCTTTTAATTATTTTTATTCCAAATTGATTTACGAAGATTTTTTTGAAGATATCTATTCTCAGATTGAAAAAGAATATTATGAAAAGAAAAATCTACCAAAAATTATAAGAAGAAGTTTCTTATTATTAAAGGAAGAGAAAGAAAGAAATTTTTCTTTTCCGCCTTTATCTTTTACCTTACCTTTAAAAGAGGATTTTTCTTTTGGTTTTGAATTTATCTCGGAACCATTGATTGATACCAGTAATATAAGATTGATGCTCGGTGCCAATCTCTTTGGGATAAGTAGAAATAAAAGGGATATTTTTGTAAGATACAAAGTAAACTTTTATAAAGATACTCTATTTGATATAATTGATGAAGGTGATAACCGACATATTCCCAATCATTCGGTTTGTCGTAGTGGTAATAAACATATGAGTTTAGTAATTGATGAAGCAAATATCAGTTTTCGTCTTTACTATTTTTATCTTCTTTTCGGTAGAACCTCTTTATCTTTTTCTCCTTCTCCTTTTCACAGTGTTACCTTATCGGACTTTGGTCCACCAAAAGATTTATTTTTACTTTTAGGTGATTTTAATAAGTTAAGAATCATCTATTTTACTGCTGCCTTATCAAGGCATAAAGAATATTTAAGATTTCTTTCCTTTCAGAGAGCAGAGTTTTCTTTTAAATATTTTAATTTAGGATTCAACATTGCTGTTGTCCATTCACCCGATTCTTCCCAAACAAAATCTTTTTTTGGCTATTTAAATCCTTTTATTCCTATTTATTTTGAAGTTGCCAATTCCGGTCACGATGATAACTTTTGTGCCGGTTTTGATTTTTCATTATTTTTATTAAAGAGAGTTAAATTATATTACGAACTTTTCTTAGATAATATTGAATATCAAAAAGAAAGAAAAAAATATTTACCCAATTGTTATGCTTATAATCTTGGTTTTATATTTCTTTTACCTTTAGATTTAGAATTGAAATTAGAATATACAAAAATTATGCCTTATACTTATTATCATCGGATTTATCATATTGCTTATACTAATTATGGAACACCTTTAGGTCATCCTTTGGGTCCGGATGCTGACGAATTAAAAGGCGAAATTACTTATTATCTTAATGAAAAAATTTTATTTAAAATCTTTGCTAATAGAGAAAGAAGAGGCAAATATAATTCTGGAGATATAAAAAATAAGACATGGGAAGAAGGAGACCCAGTAAATGAGTTTCTCAAAGATAAAAAAGAGACCTATTTAATTTTTCCATCAATAGAGATAAGATTTTTAAAACTCTCTTCCTTCAATTTTGGCTATCTTTTTAGTAAAGAAAAATTTAAGAATAAAATATATTTAAGATTTATTTATCATTTATAA
- the thiL gene encoding thiamine-phosphate kinase, with product MPWNELKAIEFLKKLSNRIGDDCAVLEKGIIITTDAFIEGTHFELKYFSFSDIAKKSFSATLSDIAAMAGIPKYLFVAFLYPSYLKEKNFKEIYNTYKKLAKKYKVEIAGGDIVKSEKLGIVLTCLGYAKKPILRSTAKIGDKVYLTDFLALSETGRLALEYKLDRKKFKWAIKKHLNPEPRIELAQKLKNKINSLIDTSDGLACDTYNLANTSKVRIEIDFNKLPIAEETYLLCEKLNLDLKEFILQSGEDFELLFTTNIKIPKEIDKIKISEIGIVKKGKDVYLIKENKKEKIFPLGYQHIINDK from the coding sequence ATGCCTTGGAATGAACTTAAAGCAATTGAATTTCTAAAGAAATTAAGCAATAGAATTGGTGACGATTGTGCTGTTTTAGAGAAAGGAATAATTATTACAACCGACGCCTTTATTGAAGGTACCCATTTTGAATTAAAATATTTCTCTTTTTCTGATATTGCCAAAAAAAGTTTTTCAGCAACCCTTTCTGACATTGCGGCAATGGCTGGAATACCAAAATATCTTTTTGTTGCTTTTTTATATCCTTCTTATTTAAAAGAGAAAAACTTTAAAGAAATTTATAATACCTATAAAAAATTAGCAAAAAAATATAAAGTAGAAATTGCTGGCGGTGATATTGTTAAAAGTGAGAAATTGGGAATAGTTTTAACTTGCCTTGGTTATGCTAAAAAACCGATTTTAAGAAGCACTGCTAAAATTGGTGATAAAGTTTATCTTACTGATTTTCTTGCCCTTTCGGAAACCGGTCGATTGGCATTAGAATATAAATTAGATAGAAAGAAATTTAAATGGGCGATAAAAAAACATTTAAATCCTGAACCAAGAATTGAATTAGCACAGAAATTAAAAAATAAGATAAACTCTTTGATTGATACCTCCGATGGTCTTGCCTGCGATACTTATAATTTAGCAAACACCAGCAAGGTAAGAATTGAAATTGATTTTAATAAATTACCAATTGCCGAAGAGACTTATTTATTATGTGAAAAATTGAATTTAGATTTAAAAGAATTTATTCTACAAAGTGGCGAAGATTTTGAACTACTTTTTACTACCAATATAAAGATTCCCAAAGAAATAGATAAAATAAAAATAAGTGAAATTGGTATTGTAAAAAAAGGGAAAGACGTGTATTTAATAAAAGAAAATAAGAAAGAAAAAATATTTCCGCTTGGTTATCAACATATTATAAATGATAAATAA
- a CDS encoding V-type ATPase subunit produces MEIVKFKEDSKYAFVSGRIRFREKELLKKEDFENLLNREDEKSFLDYLKETSYQKFLAEEISMVLWNAQIENYQFFRDYCLDDWLYYATLFEHDLHNLKLYLKGEILKKDFSLYFSRFSAIPINILKNISQIKIENEYLIKIKKLIKKALSYFEKVKSLNLLDIFLDKEMFSLAYGYTQNSEFLKLCFQEKATQKNILISLRIKRKGVDILEKDFYFYLLPYSFYDLPFYYEILKTDWEKIPLLFKGDYSLIIKEGIIDYEKERNFILLENLFKKRLLSLTNFTKYLIFSGELLCAYYWRKDNEIDNLSKIYYLKIKEKLPKEWVAKLLVI; encoded by the coding sequence ATGGAAATAGTTAAATTCAAAGAAGATTCAAAATACGCCTTTGTTTCCGGTCGGATTCGTTTTCGGGAAAAGGAACTTTTAAAGAAAGAGGATTTTGAAAATTTACTAAATAGAGAAGATGAGAAATCTTTTTTAGATTATTTAAAAGAGACAAGTTATCAAAAATTTTTGGCAGAAGAAATTTCAATGGTTTTGTGGAATGCCCAAATCGAGAACTATCAATTTTTCAGAGATTATTGCTTAGATGATTGGTTATATTACGCAACTCTTTTTGAACATGATTTACACAATCTTAAACTCTATTTAAAAGGTGAGATTTTGAAAAAGGATTTTTCTTTATATTTCTCACGTTTTTCAGCAATTCCCATAAATATTTTAAAAAATATTTCTCAAATAAAAATTGAAAACGAATATCTGATAAAAATAAAAAAATTAATAAAAAAGGCGCTCTCTTATTTTGAAAAGGTAAAGAGTTTAAATCTGTTAGATATCTTTTTAGATAAAGAGATGTTTTCTTTGGCTTATGGATATACTCAAAATAGTGAGTTTTTGAAACTTTGCTTTCAAGAGAAGGCTACCCAAAAAAATATTTTAATTAGTTTACGAATAAAAAGAAAAGGAGTAGATATTTTAGAAAAGGATTTCTATTTTTATTTACTGCCTTATTCTTTTTACGATCTTCCCTTTTATTATGAGATTTTAAAAACCGATTGGGAAAAAATTCCTCTTTTATTTAAAGGAGATTATTCTCTAATAATAAAAGAAGGGATAATTGATTATGAAAAAGAAAGAAATTTTATTTTATTAGAAAACCTTTTTAAAAAAAGGCTATTATCTTTAACTAATTTTACTAAATATCTGATTTTTAGTGGCGAATTGTTATGTGCTTATTACTGGCGAAAGGATAATGAAATTGACAACCTTTCTAAAATTTATTATTTAAAAATAAAAGAAAAACTTCCCAAAGAATGGGTAGCGAAACTTTTGGTAATTTAA
- a CDS encoding V-type ATP synthase subunit F, whose amino-acid sequence MGSETFGNLKVLIIGEADFLKVFNLYGIDVLQTKKELAKELLEEKIKEGYKIIFFTPEIYSAIWEIIKKYEQSSYPLFISLATKEESIEDLRIRELLKRALGTDIFKEDYESRKNI is encoded by the coding sequence ATGGGTAGCGAAACTTTTGGTAATTTAAAAGTTTTAATAATTGGCGAAGCAGACTTTTTAAAGGTTTTTAATCTTTATGGTATTGATGTTTTACAAACAAAAAAGGAATTGGCAAAAGAATTATTAGAAGAGAAAATAAAAGAGGGTTATAAAATAATCTTTTTTACACCGGAAATCTACTCGGCAATTTGGGAAATTATTAAAAAATATGAACAATCCTCTTATCCATTATTTATTAGTTTAGCAACGAAAGAAGAGAGTATTGAAGATTTGAGAATAAGAGAATTGTTAAAAAGGGCATTAGGAACTGATATTTTTAAAGAAGATTATGAAAGTAGGAAAAATATATAA
- a CDS encoding V-type ATP synthase subunit A — protein sequence MKVGKIYKVSGPLVVCKGLEGARMYDVCYIGEEKLIGEIIALSGDLTYIQVYEDTAGLGVNDPVFPTYQPLMVELGPGLISSIYDGIQRPLNKIREIAGDFITRGILIPALDREKKWYFEPLIKPPVEVSGGDIVGEVRETDLVIHKIMIPPDISGELIELKEGEFTVEESIGKVRIKDKIIDLKLYHKWPVRKERPYQKKLPPKEILATGQRVVDTFFPIAKGGTACVPGPFGSGKTVIQHQFSKWADAEIVIFIGCGERGNEMTDVLIEFPQLKDPKSGEPLMKRTVLIANTSNMPVAAREASVYTGITIAEYFRDMGYSVTLQADSTSRWAEAMREISGRLEEMPGEEGYPAYLQRRIAEFYERAGRVLALGKPEREGALSVIGSVSPPGGDLGDPVVQATLRVVKVFWSLEDKLAYQRHFPAISWLNSYSLYQQDLIEDLSKKVSPEFVELAKEAMAILEKEAELLEIVRLVGKDTLSPSDRLILEAARIIREDFLHQNAFLEIDTYTSLKKQYQMLKICLYFYERAKKALNENRVTIEDIERLKVREKIAKMKFIKEEEMEKEFSEIKKEIEECLK from the coding sequence ATGAAAGTAGGAAAAATATATAAAGTATCTGGTCCCTTGGTTGTTTGTAAGGGATTAGAAGGTGCAAGGATGTATGATGTTTGTTATATTGGTGAAGAGAAATTGATTGGCGAAATTATTGCTCTTTCTGGTGATTTAACTTATATTCAGGTTTATGAAGATACTGCTGGTCTCGGTGTAAACGATCCGGTTTTTCCCACTTATCAGCCGTTAATGGTTGAACTTGGTCCCGGACTTATTTCTTCAATTTATGATGGTATTCAAAGACCTCTTAATAAAATAAGAGAGATTGCTGGTGATTTTATTACGCGGGGAATTTTAATTCCTGCTTTAGATAGGGAAAAGAAATGGTATTTTGAACCTTTAATAAAACCACCGGTAGAAGTTTCTGGTGGTGATATTGTTGGTGAAGTAAGAGAAACTGATTTAGTTATTCATAAAATAATGATACCGCCGGATATCAGTGGTGAACTTATTGAATTAAAAGAAGGAGAATTTACCGTTGAAGAATCAATTGGTAAAGTAAGAATAAAAGATAAAATAATTGATTTGAAATTATATCATAAATGGCCGGTAAGAAAAGAAAGACCTTATCAAAAAAAATTGCCTCCCAAAGAAATTTTAGCAACCGGTCAAAGGGTTGTTGATACCTTTTTCCCAATTGCCAAAGGCGGTACTGCTTGTGTCCCTGGTCCTTTTGGTAGTGGTAAAACAGTAATTCAGCACCAATTTTCTAAATGGGCTGATGCTGAAATTGTTATTTTTATTGGTTGCGGAGAAAGAGGAAATGAAATGACCGATGTTTTAATTGAATTTCCTCAATTAAAAGACCCAAAATCCGGTGAACCGTTAATGAAAAGAACAGTATTAATAGCTAATACTTCTAATATGCCAGTAGCAGCAAGAGAAGCCAGTGTCTATACGGGGATTACGATTGCTGAATATTTTCGGGATATGGGTTATTCAGTAACTTTACAAGCCGACTCTACTTCTCGCTGGGCAGAGGCAATGAGAGAGATTTCGGGAAGATTAGAAGAGATGCCCGGTGAAGAGGGTTATCCGGCTTATTTACAAAGAAGGATTGCGGAGTTTTATGAAAGAGCGGGTAGGGTTTTGGCATTAGGAAAACCAGAAAGAGAAGGTGCTTTATCAGTTATTGGTTCAGTTTCGCCACCGGGTGGCGACCTTGGTGATCCAGTTGTTCAAGCAACTTTACGGGTGGTAAAGGTTTTTTGGTCTTTAGAAGATAAACTTGCTTATCAGAGACATTTTCCGGCAATTTCTTGGTTAAATTCTTATTCCTTATATCAACAAGATTTGATAGAAGATTTAAGTAAGAAAGTTTCTCCGGAATTTGTTGAGTTGGCGAAAGAGGCAATGGCGATTTTAGAAAAAGAGGCTGAACTTTTAGAGATTGTGAGACTTGTGGGAAAAGATACCCTTTCGCCAAGCGACCGGTTGATATTAGAAGCAGCAAGGATTATCAGAGAAGATTTTTTACACCAAAATGCCTTTTTAGAAATTGATACTTATACCTCTTTAAAAAAACAATACCAGATGTTAAAAATATGTCTCTATTTTTATGAAAGAGCAAAGAAAGCCTTAAATGAAAACAGAGTGACTATTGAAGATATTGAAAGATTAAAAGTGAGAGAAAAAATTGCCAAAATGAAGTTTATAAAAGAAGAAGAAATGGAAAAAGAATTTTCGGAAATTAAAAAGGAGATTGAAGAATGTTTGAAATAA
- a CDS encoding V-type ATP synthase subunit B — MFEIKYHKKISEISGPLILIKGVEGAKYLELVEIIVGEKERRFGQVLEVYEDKALVQVFEGTRGIDLEETKVRFLGETIKIGLSKDILGRIFDGLGRIRDGGPEIIPEIERDINGAPINPYAREYPNEFIQTGISAIDGLNTLVRGQKLPIFSGSGLPHNLLAAQIARQARVLGKEEEFAVVFGAMGITFEEANFFIDSFEKSGALERSVLFLNLADEPAIERIATPRTALTAAEYLAFDLDMHVLVILTDMTNYCEALREISAARKEVPGRRGYPGYLYTDLASIYERCGRIKGKKGSITLMPILTMPEDDKTHPIPDLTGYITEGQIILSRSLQRKKVFPPIDVLPSLSRLRDKGIGKGKTREDHADLANQLFACYAKGKEAEELEVILGEAALTELDKIYLHFAEEFEKRFVSQGEYENRSIEETLNIGWELLKLIPREELKRIREEFIQKYLYPQE, encoded by the coding sequence ATGTTTGAAATAAAATATCATAAAAAGATTAGCGAAATTTCTGGACCTTTAATTTTAATTAAAGGGGTAGAAGGCGCTAAATATTTGGAATTGGTAGAGATTATTGTTGGTGAAAAGGAAAGGAGGTTTGGTCAGGTTTTAGAAGTTTATGAAGATAAGGCACTAGTACAAGTGTTTGAAGGAACAAGAGGTATTGATTTAGAAGAAACTAAGGTTAGATTTCTTGGCGAAACAATAAAAATTGGATTATCCAAAGATATCTTGGGAAGAATTTTTGATGGTTTAGGAAGGATAAGGGACGGCGGTCCAGAGATTATACCGGAAATAGAAAGAGACATTAATGGTGCACCGATTAATCCTTATGCCCGAGAATATCCTAATGAGTTTATTCAAACGGGTATCTCCGCTATCGATGGTTTGAATACATTAGTAAGAGGCCAGAAATTACCTATTTTTTCGGGTTCAGGTTTGCCTCACAATCTTTTGGCTGCCCAAATTGCCCGACAAGCAAGGGTTTTAGGGAAGGAAGAGGAATTTGCTGTTGTTTTTGGAGCGATGGGGATAACTTTTGAAGAAGCAAATTTCTTTATTGATAGTTTTGAAAAGAGCGGTGCTTTAGAAAGAAGTGTCCTCTTTTTAAATCTGGCTGATGAACCGGCAATTGAAAGAATTGCTACTCCAAGAACAGCTTTAACTGCCGCCGAATATTTAGCTTTTGATTTAGATATGCACGTATTAGTTATTTTAACCGATATGACAAATTACTGCGAAGCTTTGAGAGAAATTTCTGCCGCCAGAAAAGAAGTGCCAGGAAGAAGAGGTTATCCTGGTTATCTTTATACTGACTTGGCATCAATTTATGAAAGATGTGGAAGGATAAAAGGAAAAAAAGGGTCGATAACTTTGATGCCAATATTGACTATGCCGGAAGATGACAAAACCCATCCAATTCCTGATTTAACCGGTTACATTACCGAGGGTCAAATAATTTTATCAAGAAGTTTACAAAGAAAAAAGGTTTTTCCACCAATTGATGTACTTCCTTCTTTATCAAGATTAAGAGATAAAGGTATTGGTAAAGGAAAGACAAGGGAAGACCACGCTGATTTAGCAAATCAGTTGTTTGCCTGTTATGCCAAAGGTAAAGAAGCCGAAGAATTAGAAGTGATTTTAGGAGAAGCAGCATTAACAGAGTTAGATAAAATTTATCTTCATTTTGCCGAAGAATTTGAGAAAAGATTTGTTAGTCAAGGTGAGTACGAGAATAGAAGCATTGAAGAGACATTGAATATTGGTTGGGAACTTTTAAAATTGATTCCAAGAGAAGAATTAAAAAGAATAAGAGAAGAATTTATCCAAAAATACCTCTACCCTCAAGAGTAA
- a CDS encoding T9SS type A sorting domain-containing protein gives MRVIILSLVFLSLSFSQVLIWYDDMTNFPQNWTLGGVGDTWTRVSTRYYSSPYSAKCSKDSLYRSNVNIWMERSVNLSGFYSGAVVFYIYQDLDSSDYIYFEYYSGSEWITFWQSNGFAGGFIQRVMAPIPNTATKIRFRFSSDSVNVSEGVYIDDVTVYGYRYDVGVTEIVAPKGILDSGTTITPKAKVKNFGDFMTTCTVRMRIGTFYNNIQVVNNLSPGQVREVSFSSWQVRQRGTWVVKCSTQLRNDYNPNNDWKVETVFVRVRDVGVVSILAPTGNVDSGTSHTPQAKIKNYGNTNEDVGVLFKIGTNYRDSLFLNLPAGKETTLSFNQWLAIQRGKNIVKCSLLFNDFVPNNNYRIDSVFVRVFDVGIKEILQPIGTVDSGTNIIPKAKVKNYGNVIANFKSYFKIGNFYWDSLVCNLPAERETILSFNQWYAAIRGKHLVKCSLLINDRFLENNYQIDSVFVRIWDCGVKEILAPTGIIDSGTSVIPEVKIINYGNIDQEFSVLFKIGDFYNDSVHLYLTAERDTTISFNEWQAKERGKHLVKCTLLVTDNFPENNYKLDSVFVRVLDVGLTEIITPKGEVDSTGILTPQAKVKNYGNTSVNFFTTIKITGDEYYWISETYVEDLLPNEVRIINFPNWQIAKRGEYVVTCSTRLVNDQIPINNKKEENFTVQVHDCGIITVYSPPEECDSNKTYPVITLIKNYGTVNKNLKLSFKIGDDYLSVRTLTLNAGETLAVEFDSWQPRRRDYVCSQCVIDSCYNDINPLNDTIRSAHFVKVIDVGILRIVSPSDSVSEGEIIPQIEIKNFGNVSTWIMLKIVIYHNNLPIYLDSVSVEMQPYEIKIVSFSPWQANEGSFTILAQLILNGDMEPENDTLYRDFVVESYEPWVLLRDIPRGSYKGVKGGSALAFGNNLVFAFKGNNTREFYIYCCSTGTWKEGKPLPSGDKGKNIKDGGALVYDKKHNLLFATKGNKTKEFYCYYPEFDSWERKRDIPGKKGIGGGTSLTYFSLSEDTNYVILLKGGTKEFYAYWIEKDSWLTLKELPGEKKFKKGSAITSDNNYIYILKGNTNEFFAYDIRKDSFEIRKSLPLVGRNLKKKKAKDGASLCCDGKRIYAFKGGNCNEFWYYDILNNEWIEGEPIPLAPSNKKVKSGGALVYDEINKRVYALKGSNTYEFWRYLPRKNVFLSKENLNKEFPLTINSEKSTLIGKKVREIKIYNLLGNLVYRKKGTKEIPKLRRGIYIIKIKFEDYEINKKVFIIN, from the coding sequence ATGCGAGTAATAATTTTAAGTTTAGTTTTCTTGTCTTTATCTTTTTCTCAGGTTTTAATTTGGTATGATGATATGACAAATTTTCCTCAAAATTGGACATTAGGAGGAGTGGGAGACACTTGGACAAGGGTTTCTACTCGTTATTATTCTTCTCCTTATAGTGCAAAATGTAGTAAAGATAGTCTTTATCGAAGTAATGTTAATATCTGGATGGAAAGGAGTGTAAATCTTAGTGGATTTTACAGTGGTGCAGTGGTTTTTTATATCTATCAAGATTTAGATTCTTCCGATTACATATATTTTGAATATTATTCTGGTAGCGAATGGATAACTTTTTGGCAGTCAAATGGTTTTGCTGGCGGTTTTATTCAAAGGGTAATGGCGCCAATTCCTAACACCGCAACTAAAATAAGATTTAGATTTTCTTCCGATTCGGTAAATGTGAGCGAAGGTGTTTATATTGATGATGTAACAGTTTATGGTTATCGTTATGATGTCGGTGTTACTGAAATTGTTGCTCCGAAAGGTATTCTTGATTCCGGAACGACAATAACACCAAAAGCAAAAGTGAAAAATTTTGGTGATTTTATGACCACCTGCACGGTGCGGATGCGGATCGGCACTTTTTATAATAATATTCAAGTGGTAAACAATCTTTCTCCTGGGCAGGTAAGAGAAGTAAGTTTTAGCAGTTGGCAGGTAAGGCAAAGGGGGACTTGGGTTGTTAAATGTTCTACTCAATTACGGAATGATTATAATCCAAATAATGATTGGAAAGTAGAGACAGTTTTTGTAAGGGTAAGGGACGTGGGTGTTGTTTCCATATTGGCACCAACTGGAAATGTTGATTCTGGTACATCCCATACTCCGCAAGCAAAAATAAAAAATTATGGCAATACTAATGAAGATGTTGGTGTTTTATTTAAAATTGGTACTAATTATCGGGATTCTCTTTTCTTAAATTTACCAGCAGGAAAAGAAACAACCCTTTCTTTTAATCAATGGTTAGCAATTCAAAGGGGAAAAAATATTGTGAAATGCTCTTTACTTTTTAACGATTTTGTGCCTAACAATAATTACCGAATTGATTCGGTATTTGTGAGAGTTTTTGATGTCGGGATAAAAGAAATTTTACAGCCAATAGGAACCGTTGATTCAGGAACAAATATTATACCAAAGGCAAAAGTAAAAAATTATGGTAATGTTATTGCTAATTTTAAAAGTTATTTCAAAATTGGCAATTTCTATTGGGATTCCTTAGTTTGTAACCTGCCAGCAGAAAGAGAGACAATTTTATCTTTTAATCAATGGTATGCGGCAATAAGGGGGAAACATTTAGTGAAATGTAGTTTGTTAATAAATGACCGATTTTTGGAAAATAATTATCAGATTGATTCCGTCTTCGTTCGTATTTGGGATTGCGGAGTAAAGGAAATCTTAGCGCCAACCGGCATTATTGATTCCGGTACTTCTGTTATACCAGAAGTAAAGATAATAAATTATGGAAATATTGACCAAGAATTTAGTGTTTTATTTAAAATTGGTGATTTTTATAATGACTCGGTTCATTTATATTTGACGGCCGAACGAGACACCACTATTTCTTTCAACGAATGGCAGGCAAAGGAAAGAGGCAAGCATTTAGTAAAATGTACATTGCTGGTAACCGATAATTTTCCTGAAAATAATTATAAACTCGATTCAGTGTTTGTTCGGGTATTGGATGTTGGATTAACAGAAATTATTACTCCAAAAGGTGAGGTTGACTCAACGGGCATTTTAACACCACAGGCAAAAGTAAAAAATTATGGTAATACTTCGGTTAATTTCTTTACGACAATAAAAATTACTGGTGATGAATATTATTGGATAAGTGAAACTTATGTTGAGGATCTTTTACCCAACGAAGTAAGAATAATTAACTTTCCCAATTGGCAAATTGCCAAAAGGGGAGAGTATGTTGTTACTTGTTCAACAAGATTAGTTAACGACCAAATACCAATAAATAATAAGAAGGAAGAAAACTTTACGGTTCAAGTCCATGATTGTGGGATAATAACTGTTTATTCACCACCGGAGGAATGCGATTCTAATAAAACTTATCCAGTTATTACTTTGATAAAAAATTATGGCACTGTTAATAAAAATTTAAAGTTATCCTTTAAGATTGGCGACGATTATTTGTCGGTTAGAACTTTAACACTTAATGCTGGTGAAACGTTAGCGGTTGAATTTGATAGTTGGCAACCAAGAAGAAGAGATTATGTTTGTTCGCAATGTGTGATTGATTCCTGTTATAATGATATTAACCCTTTAAATGATACAATAAGGAGTGCTCATTTTGTAAAAGTTATTGACGTTGGAATATTAAGGATTGTCTCACCCAGTGATTCTGTATCCGAAGGAGAGATTATTCCGCAAATTGAAATAAAAAATTTTGGTAATGTTTCTACTTGGATTATGTTGAAAATTGTGATTTATCACAACAACTTGCCCATATATCTTGATTCCGTTTCTGTTGAAATGCAACCTTATGAAATTAAGATTGTTAGTTTTTCGCCTTGGCAGGCAAATGAAGGAAGTTTTACAATTCTTGCCCAACTAATCTTGAATGGTGATATGGAACCAGAAAACGATACTCTTTACCGAGATTTTGTTGTTGAAAGTTACGAGCCTTGGGTATTATTAAGGGATATTCCGCGAGGTAGTTATAAGGGAGTAAAAGGTGGCAGCGCCTTAGCATTTGGCAATAATTTAGTATTTGCTTTTAAAGGAAATAATACCAGAGAATTTTATATTTATTGTTGCTCAACAGGAACCTGGAAAGAAGGCAAGCCTTTGCCAAGCGGTGATAAAGGGAAAAATATAAAAGATGGCGGTGCCTTAGTTTATGACAAAAAACATAATTTACTTTTCGCTACCAAAGGAAATAAGACAAAAGAATTTTATTGTTATTATCCGGAATTTGATAGTTGGGAAAGAAAGAGAGATATTCCGGGAAAGAAAGGGATTGGTGGCGGCACCAGTCTAACTTATTTTTCCTTATCAGAAGATACTAATTATGTTATCTTATTAAAAGGTGGAACAAAGGAATTTTATGCGTATTGGATTGAAAAAGATAGTTGGCTTACTTTAAAAGAACTACCGGGTGAAAAGAAGTTTAAAAAAGGAAGTGCGATTACGAGCGATAATAATTACATCTATATCTTGAAAGGAAATACCAATGAGTTTTTTGCCTATGATATAAGAAAAGACTCTTTTGAAATAAGGAAAAGTCTACCTTTGGTGGGAAGGAACTTAAAGAAAAAGAAAGCAAAAGATGGTGCATCTCTTTGTTGTGATGGCAAAAGAATTTATGCTTTTAAAGGTGGTAATTGTAATGAATTTTGGTATTATGATATTCTAAATAACGAATGGATAGAAGGTGAGCCAATTCCTTTGGCGCCAAGTAATAAGAAAGTAAAAAGTGGTGGTGCCTTAGTTTATGACGAGATAAACAAGAGAGTTTACGCTTTGAAGGGAAGTAATACTTATGAGTTCTGGCGATACCTTCCAAGGAAAAATGTTTTCTTAAGCAAAGAGAATTTAAACAAAGAATTTCCTTTGACAATTAATTCGGAAAAATCAACTCTGATTGGTAAAAAAGTAAGAGAAATTAAAATATATAATCTCTTAGGAAATCTTGTTTATCGGAAAAAAGGAACAAAAGAGATACCAAAATTAAGAAGAGGAATTTACATTATTAAAATAAAATTTGAAGATTATGAGATAAATAAGAAAGTTTTTATTATTAATTAG